A region of the Aulosira sp. FACHB-615 genome:
TTGCACCACAACCATCAGCCCGTCTAGTTGTAGGTAATATCATTACAGTAACACCATTTGCCAAGTGTTTACCCGGACAAGATTGTTACGGCGGACAAGGTTCTCAAAGTCAAGACTAATGAGATTTTGAACAAGTTGAAAAAGTCTCTTTTTTCCTTTTAATAAATTAAGTGTATGAGGCAGAGGAATAAAGATTTATTTCTCTGCTTACTTGTAAGTAGGTAGACACAATTATTTAGAAGACGCATTTCGACTTCTCCCCAAGGGAGACGCTACGCGAACGCTCAATGCTCGATCCTTGAGAATAAGAGGGTTGAGCGCAGCGATGCACTGAGCTTGTCGAAGTGTCGAAACCCGGTAATTTTAAGTTAGTTTTAATTTAGTCCTACTACTTAAATATAATTGTGCAATTATATTAACAAATGAATTAGTTAGTTATAAATGAAATTTCTTGGGATTGATTTAGGTTGGAAATCGCAACCAAGTGGCTTGTGCTGTTTAGAATTAATCGATGGAAAATTGCAATTACTAGATTTAGATCGCCAAGATGCGATCGCTGACATTTTAACTTGGATAGATAACTGGGTACAACCAGCAGCACCAGCGATGATTGCGGTTGATGCGCCGACTTTGATTCCTAACCCTACAGGTAGCCGTCTCCCCGACAAACTCACTCATAAATACTTTGGCAAATATCACGCCGGCTGCTATCCCGCCAATCAAAATTTACCTTTTGCCGAGCGGACAATTAACTTTGGCTTAGAATTAGAATCCCGTGGTTTTGCCCATGCACCAACGATAGCAGCAAAAACACCCGGTAGATATCAAATCGAAGTTTTTCCACACCCTGCAATTGTGCATTTATTTAATTTAGAACGTATTCTTAAATATAAAAAAGGGCGCATCAGTGAACGTCGCGTAGAATTAATCAAACTTTATCAATATATTCTCGAAGTTTTACCTATTCTCGAACCTAGTCTTAAAACACCACAATCTCATCTTTTTCCTTTTGACTTTTTCCTTTTACCTTCCACAGGTGCAGCCCTCAAAGCCACCGAAGATAAACTAGATAGTTTAATCTGTGCTTATGTGGCTGCACACTGGTGGTATTGGGGAGAACAACGTAACTTAGTATTAGGCGATCGCACTACAGGTTACATTGTCATCCCTAAGAAAATGGGGAGTGGTGAGTGGTGAGTAGGGAGTAGTAGAAATTTCCCCATTCCCCACTCCCTATTCCCTACTCCCCAGTTTATTCCGCCCAAGCAATCAATCTGGGTTCATAAGCATTAGACAGGTGTGGGTGTTTGGGTAACACACGCAAGGATAAGCCTTGAAAACCAGAGGTAGTGTAGACAATATCAGCAGTGTAGAGACTCAAGCCTTGGTCATCTTGACCTT
Encoded here:
- a CDS encoding DUF429 domain-containing protein, giving the protein MKFLGIDLGWKSQPSGLCCLELIDGKLQLLDLDRQDAIADILTWIDNWVQPAAPAMIAVDAPTLIPNPTGSRLPDKLTHKYFGKYHAGCYPANQNLPFAERTINFGLELESRGFAHAPTIAAKTPGRYQIEVFPHPAIVHLFNLERILKYKKGRISERRVELIKLYQYILEVLPILEPSLKTPQSHLFPFDFFLLPSTGAALKATEDKLDSLICAYVAAHWWYWGEQRNLVLGDRTTGYIVIPKKMGSGEW